ttttgtattttgttttgttttcgatTACAGGTTTGTTGGACCGGCCACCACGGTGTCTGTCCCCTGCTACAACAACGTTCGTGTGGAGGTGCGGACTGCAGGACAGGCGGTGGCGGAACTGGGGCGGAGGCTGGCACTTCTGGTTCTGACCCTGCAACAGCTTGACCTCATGAGCAGAAACCCGCCATTGGTCTGCATTACGGGAGCGCCAGGAACAGGTGACAAACTCACAGCTTCTTTCCCTAGACTGATTGTTTCctgttctgtttgtttcttattttgtttgtttgttgttgtttgccttGCTGCCGATGTTTGACTGTTCTCTAAACGATTTTCTGTCGAAGCAAGATGGAACACTAAGTTCAGCCGTCGGTTTCGCGTTAAAGACCAACATCGGCGCGCGGCAGATGTAGGCGAAGGGCTCTTAATACGGAccactttttttgtttcatgctgataactagcttgttttcttgcgaagtcgttttgttttgtgtttggtagtccttctctcttatgtTAACCGTTTGGCCTAATAAGTAATCAgagtgaattagctttgatagacattcagctaAAATGAAATCACAaacggtccatattaggagcctgggcgcccattATGTACCAGAGAAGAggcttcacgaatcactgtataacatgatacaacttagtgtgaaAATCAGACTAAtgaaaatatgctttagattgatatGTGTCGGGTTggtgagagcattatttgaagcacaccagacaactaaagaagcttatcaaaaacatagtgaaaagaagtgaaattatcaactaatacgaaaagaagactatttgataTTTTTTAGATCTTGAGGgttagttataggttattttcagcgaGCTTCTTAATGAATAAACGAAAAaggcctttagcttttattttcttcgatttgttgaaggtggccCATATtaagcaacacacacatactttgagattttgcttttatttttgtttgcagtagaaactcaggGTCACTACTGCTAAAATgaaacaaatacggtcttagctgtcatatttagcaatttttgtgtgataacagctttggctgtggacagcaaggagtccgttttaggcggcaaatttagagtgaacgctgccaaaagtgaaaaagccCAACGGTTTTGagttttgtgtttttgcaactgttttgacatgtgcaagttatccagagagggtgaatacagcgaattaTATTGTTTTGAGTGCTCTAGCGCCgatagtttgtcagaacaggaggtggtctaTATCAGGAACCGGCCCATATTAGGAGccccccccccagctctatTTTCTCGTGCTGTCCATTGCGCTAAATTCATCTCTGTAGCCTGCTACTATATTAATAAAGCACGGTCTCCTACGCGCACTCGGCTACCTATTTAAGCCTCCatgaacaacatcaacaatTATAGTCGTTACTGTTGTTGTGGCGAACAATACTGACAGAACAATGTTTCTGAtttcacggtgtgtcaactgattccggctATACCGTTCGTACGGcagatgtttccgttcatacagcgtCATTTTAGGCACTTGGTCGAGGAAAAAATTCTTATCAGCGCACTTTCATACAATcacttgttgtttttgaaaacaTGGTGATTCCGTTCGTACGCCATGATTTAGTTCGTACAAAAAGACTGTTTCTGTTCGTACAAATAGTGATTTAAACAAGTGaatgtacaaaagccatgggtttctataaagtTCTGTCCAAGCAAAATAACATAACAGTCTATGCTTTTGGTGCTCATGTGCAAACCAGGGGTCAGTTTTGATgaagcccgtccttaattgagcacGAAGTCTTTATTCCGAAAACCCGCAACTACAGCGTTGTACTTTGACCCCTACTTCGCTgcgcaagttttgacatgcgaagcttcgccgtagtTCGCAACGATATTGTTctttttgtcagaagagtgctttttgattcaagatggacgtagAAATCACACTCGAACCGCGGCAGATGTAGGCGAAGGGCTCTTAATACGgaccacttttttgtgtgtttcgagtcatgctgataactagcttgttttcttgcgaagtcgttatatttagtcaagtttttttgttttgtgtttggtagtccttctctcttatgtTAACCGTTTGGCCTAATAAGTAATCAgagtgaattagctttgatagacattcaggtAAAATGAAATCACAaacggtccatattaggagcctgggcgcccattATGTACCAGAGAAGAggcttcacgaatcactgtataacatgatacaacttagtttgaaagtcagactaattaaaatatgctttagattgatatGTGTCGGGTTggtgagagcattatttgaagcacaccaggaaactaaagaagcttatcaaaaacatagtgaaaagaagtgaaattatcaactaaTACGAAAAGAAGAttatttgatattttttttagatcttGAGGgttagttataggttattttcagcgaGCTTCTTAATGAATAAACGAAAAaggcctttagcttttattttcttcgatttgttgaaggtggccCATATtaagcaacacacacatactttgagattttgcttttatttttgtttgcagtagaaactcaggGTCACTACTGCTAAAATgaaacaaatacggtcttagctgtcatatttagcaatttttgtgtgataacagctttggctgtggacagcaAGGAGttcgttttaggcggcaaatttagagtgaacgctgccaaaagtgaaaaagcccaacggttttgtgtttttgcaactgttttgacatgtgcaagttatccagagagggtgaatacagcgaattaTATTGTTTTGAGTGCTCTAGCGCCgatagtttgtcagaacaggaggtggtatATATCAGGAACCGGCCCATATtaggagccccccccccccccccagctctatTTTCTCGTGCTGTCCATTGCGCTAAATTCATCTCAGTAGCCTGCTACTATATCAATAAGGCACGGTCTCCTACGCGCACTCGGCTACCTATTTAAGCCTCCatgaacaacatcaacaatTATAGTCGTTACTGTTGTTGTGGCGAACAATAAGCTTTCTGACAGAACAATGTTTCTGAtttcacggtgtgtcaactgattccggctATACCGTTCGTACGGcagatgtttccgttcatacagcgtCATTTTCGGCACTTGGTCGAGGAAAAAATTGTGGTAaatcgtgtgggcagcgcactTTCATACAATcacttgttgtttttgaaaacaTGGTGATTCCGTTCGTACGCCATGATATCGTTCGTACAAAAAAAAactgtttccgttcgtacaaataGTGACTCAAACAAGTGaatgtacaaaagccatgggtttctataaagtTCTGTCCAAGCAAAATAACATAACAGTCTATGCTTTTGGTGCTCATGTGCAAACCAGGGGTCAGTTTTGATgaagcccgtccttaattgagcacgaagtcgacttaacgaagcttcgcgaagtctttattCCGAAAACCCGCAACTACAGCGTTGTACTTTGACCCCTACTTCGCTgcgcaagttttgacatgcgaagcttcgccgtagtTCGCAACGATATTGTTctttttgtcagaagagtgctttttgattcaagatggacgtagAAATCACACTCGAACCGAAATGAAGGATGTGTATATCGGCTTTGGTTGACCCTAAGTACGTAAACTAACCACCCACCAATATCATGTCATACTGCCACGCTTTGACATGTTGAATAAAACTCCAAATCCAAGTGTGCACACCACATGGCCACGTCTGTTGACtggccaaaataaaacaaagaactACCTGTTACAATTAATCTTACGTCAGTTggtgacgtaaagtactcaaATGGAAGCTAACCtcgcgctggtcgagactaccaGCAGTCAAACATGCATATTCTGGCTGAAAGGCTGGAGACGCCAAGACAAGAAAAGATAAATGTATTCTCTGCCGAGAACAGAGTGCATTCCCttggacttcgcgaagctaTGCTGAAAGTAGTTCAATTAAGGGACGAATTCTCTTTTCGGAAGCTTCGTGAAGTGAGCAACGCGAAGGCGACTTCGtgcaattaaggacaggctttacagagtgagaaaaacaagaaaatgttgaaaaatCATGCAATGCTGCTACGTTTGACCGGCGTGTGCAATTTTGAGGTTGACTAGCACCTTGGTATTGATTGTACACATAGCCCAATCAAATTGCTACCTAATTCTTGCGATATCACGAAagtgcgctgcccacacgattTACCGCAATTTTGTCCCTCGACCAAGTGCCGAAAATGacgctgtatgaacggaaacatccggcgTACGAACGGTTTagccggaatcagttgacacaccgtggaTTTCCTTGCAGTGCACTGATGCCAGCTGGTTTGCTCAAATGACGTCTTAGTTGAATGCATGACGCAATGTGTATGACGTTGTTTTTTGTCAAGGTTACTTTATCGTCATCGTACCAGAAGGTTCCAGCTTTATCAGAGAACGGTTCATTTTGTGCACGCTGTGTGTGTTATCTGATTCCATGCAAAATGTGTCAACTGAAGGAAAGGTATCTAGCTGACCCGGAGAAACGTTTAAAACTGACATGTTGATTTAGTCTTAGAAATATAAATGTATTTTTCTAAAATAAGAATGTTCGTGGCAGTCAGAATAGATCCATTGTTATGCTTTTCGCTATGTTCCTGATGCTGTGTTTTGCTTGTAGCTGGTTAAACGGACTCAATGTAACAGAGCTTTGCTTGCACATTGTATTGTAatacatatatatttttatGGTTATGTTTAGTGTGTGAACAGGTAAGACGGTTCTGGTACTGCAGGGGTGGAGGTAGCTGATCGTGGGCCTACATCTTCCCTAACACCAGGGCCACGATGTGCAAGTCGAAGCAACATGTAACACTGCCTTATTatattggctcacgaagtgtagcctttGCGTTCgtaacttgtgtctgtctgtgcgtgcgtgcgtgcgtgcgtgcgtgcgtgcgtatgtatgtatgtggtaaaaactttaacatttcgtcatttgaagacgtcacattatgacgtaagagggttagacgtcacgcgaaggaattactgaaagtctcggtcattgtttttattttgagcgggccgagactagttggcaatcgtgtccctgtaagtataggctacatgcagacagacagatctagatctagtgtctcgctttcttgcacagtgtcacctatgcttactgtgtgtgtgtgtgtgtgtgtgtgtgtgtgtgtgtgtgtgtatgtgtgacggagtgattgagtttgtgttactgtttgtcgatttcttacgtgagccttgaaggcttcgcctcttgttttcacaTTGTTTTGCAATATATTAACCAAAATATATGTTGTTTTTCATCCGGTAGGACGGTGGTGATGGTACTGGTGGGGTTGAGGTGGCTGCGACAGGGGCACGATGTGCACGTCGTCTCTACGTGCAACATTACCTGACTTTCACTGTACTATACTCCATTCAATATGCCTGTGTTTCAACAGGTAAGACGGTGGTGCTGGTCCTACAGGGATTGCGGTGGCTGCGAGACGGGAATGATGTGCACGTCATCTCGACAATGTACGACACCCGGGCCGTCAGCACATCCATCACACAACAGCTGGGGATGTCGCTGAGCGCGGGCCCAACGCCTTCCCTGACACCAGGCAGCGTGTCGTACCACCGATACGATTTCTGGAACAGGGAGGCTGATGTCGAGCAGGCAGTCACCGACCTCTTGGCGTGTGTGAAAAACGGCCACCTACACGTCTTGATCGACGAGGCGTTCTTTGACAGCAGGTTTGTgttcatacgtgtgtgtgtatgtgtgtgtgtgtgtgtgtgtgtgtgtgtttatgtgagactgtgtgtgtgtgtgtgtgtgtgtgtgtgtgtgtgtgtgtgtgtgtgtgtgtgtgtgtgtgttagagtgaGAGCTGTAACTGTCTGATTCATGTAACTCGCACCACCCTGTATGCGTGGAATAACATGTTATTATTGAGAATGACGTCATTATTGGTGAAATATCAGGTGACGGCATTCATAAAGTTGCGGATAACGCATAACTATTATCAGCTTaccatgtctcatgtgagtgtgacacacatctgTAACACCGTaccatgtctcatgtgagtgtgacacacatctgTAACACCGTaccatgtctcatgtgagtgtgacacacatctgtaacaccatgtctcatgtgagtgtgacacatatttctaacaccatgtctcctgtgagtgtgacacacatctctaacaccatgtctcctgtgagtgtgacacacatctgtaacaccatgtctcatgtgagtgtgacacacatctgtaacaccatgtctcctgtgagtgtgacacacatctataacaccatgtctcatgtgagtgtgacCCACATCTCTTACACAATGTttcatgtgagtgtgacacacatctctaacaccatgtcttatgtgagtgtgacacacatctctaacaccatgtcttatgtgagtgtgacacacatctctaacaccatgtctttATTCTGCGTCGCAGGAATAAAGATGGTCCCCGTTACACACAGCTTGTAACACGCCTTGAGCAGCAAGTACCACACCTGTACCTGTGGTGTGCCGGTGTTGAACACCGCGACATACCCCCAGCACTTCAGACAGAGGTGTTCACTGTCCCCCTCCGCTCGGCGCCCGCCGTCCTCCGTGAAATTCAACCCGTGATTCACAGGTATTCTGTCAACGACTACAGCGACAGCGGCGTGCCTGCCCCTGGGGACGGGCTGAGCGTGATACGGCTGAGTCACCATGGCAACGCTCACACAGGTCGGTGGCCGTTGGACTGCGCACAGTGTGGTCATGATATCGCTGCCGTGCTGCGCCGTCTGGGTGTGGGTAAGTTGTGTAGCTGATGATGATAGTGactgttgttgtggtggtggtggtgatgataatTGTGGTAGGTTTGAGTGAAGGGTAAACCTTCCCGTTCCTTAATGGTGTTTTAACACCCCtcccaccgcccccccccccccccacccctcccgaGAATATGTTGGAATGTAATCGCTCActtcaaaagaaacaaaataatgttcaatCAAATCTGAAGTCAGTCTACCAGGGATACAAAAAAAACCGACGTCATTTGTATTGACGTAAAATACAAAATTACGTCATGACGGCAAGTTTTGATGTCTGTGTTTGTCGAAAATGTACACACTTTGTGGTGATTTTATaaagcaaatgtgtgtgcaagcttgcgtgtgtgtgtgggagggtggGCGTGGTGTGTGTGAAAACAAATACACGGATAGGTTGTGTTTTGAAATGTAACGAATGTTTGCTTACATGAATATTTATCAGGACTGTTTTTAACCGTTAAAACCGTCTTTTCCCTGCAGGGAGGAGCGTCGCCAACAGTCCCTCCCGGCTGAGCTACCGCGACGTGTTCGTCCTGACCAGAAGCGACGATCTACATGATGACGTCACGGATGGGGCAGGGCGGGTGACGTCACCAGCTAGCGGCGTGGTGCAGGGACTGAAGGATGCAGGTGTACCGGTGAGTGTGTTGGGGTATCAAGACTGGCTACACAACAGGGCGAGGTGGGAGCGAGCTGTGCAGGACGTGGCGGTGGCGGCAACGGACACAGTGACAGTAGcgttgtgtgattgtgtgccAGGCCTGGAGCGGCGCGTGGTGGCCGTGTTACAGGGCAGAGCTCAGAGTGATGATGATGTAGGGAGGACTGATGAGGAGACTGATCTTGTTGACAGGCTGGCTGCAGTATCACGCTGCACCACACAGCTCATCATGGTCCGCACGCCTcctgtcaccaccaccaccaccacgccaTCCCTTACAACAACCACTACCCCCACCACCCACGCCACAACCTAAACCACAACGACCGCCGACAGCACAACGAGCACCGCCACCACCAGCGacgacgaccaccaccaccatcgccAAAAGGAGGAGAGATAGGAAGTGTGTCTTGTCGTGACATGTCGCCATCAACACTATCGTCACCACCTCTCCGTAAGCTTCACCATCCACAACCACCAcctgtacaacaacaacaacaacaacaacaacacaacaacaaccaccaccaccaccaccaccaccacctgtacaacaacaacaaccacaacaacaacaacaacaacacaacacaacaacaacaaccacaaccaccaccaccaccaccaccacctgtacaacaacaacaacaacaacaaccgccaCCACCACAAGAACATTGCCCAAAACACATCAGGTTATTCCTGGTTTTCGCAGAGTGTAATCACTTAGAGATTGCCAGAGACAGATTTTGTCATGTTCTATGACGCAAAACAAGAATTGACGTCATCGTGCTTGTGTTTTACGTCATTCAGACTGCGCTTCGAAACTTTCTTTGATTTTTCACATGAAATATGTTTTGCCTGAAACACCAGTGACCTGAAGTAACTGACCACAAGCAGTAGTGagagatagcaaaacatggcatTTATTTTGAATAAAGATGTTTTTGCTCTTCTATCTGTCTTaggcactgtgtgtgtgtgtgtatgtgtgtgtgtgtatatgtgtgtgtgtgtgtgtgtgtgcgtgtgtgtgtgtgtgtgtacaagcgcgcgcatgagtgtgtgtgtgtgtgtgtgtgtgtacaggcgcgcgcgcgtgtgtgtgtgtgtgtgtgtgtgtgtgtgtgagtgtgtgtgtgtgtgtgtgtgtgtgtggccgcaTAACATTTCCATTTTAAGACAACTCAAACACGACACACTTACAGTGTTTTATGATCACTGTTGTCCACAAAGTTTGGTGACCTCTGGCAAATTTCGAAGTCTCCGCTATCACAAAAATATAATATCCAAACGGTGCATTACCGCAGAAACATTCTACAACATTAGGTTAAACATGTTTTAACTAAAAAAAACGTAATTCAGTAAGCCACTAGCTTAAAACAGACGATCGactttcggaaataactgtatcggggcggggatatagctcagttggtagcgcgctggatttgtattcagttggccgctgtcagcgcgagttcgatcccaggttcggcggaaatttatttcacagagtcaactttgtgtgcagactctcttcggtgtccgaaccaccccccgtgtatactacattgggtgtgcacgttaaagatcccacgattgacaaaagggtctttcctggcaaaattgcttaggcacagttaataattgtctaccatacccgtgtgacttggaataaggccgtgaaaggtaaatatgcgccgacatggctgcaatctactggccgtataaaatttcatctcacacggcatcactgcagatcgcctagaactgtacccacggaatatgcgcgatataagcctcattgattgattgattgtatgggttgtgaaagagagaATACACTT
This region of Littorina saxatilis isolate snail1 linkage group LG8, US_GU_Lsax_2.0, whole genome shotgun sequence genomic DNA includes:
- the LOC138974814 gene encoding uncharacterized protein produces the protein MSSPNSGKDTRDNLVDIVKQLYPDALTRTVVVPPVHLTRVPYNTDTVPGTDQKVLVVPSGEQLQQQQGNIQADFEQQHVLHNLKQLGDSGNEVMFVVSELNFKDYLNKPFYAKHTAKLPKPGNLPKELRHHGKQGDFDILVIHRQYGILIGEIKSVGKTEASRADTEVVKVIDKAVKQLDKCEVHARHMVSDIAPGLTVRKTLFLPYVSRAQLQRILHDEKNSKLQQAVCQSLGAANTAEAIQLCCCSDQLSRPASYWHVTPAVLSQLSTWWQHRMTCAVDTRLTDQLYLDIVARFVGPATTVSVPCYNNVRVEVRTAGQAVAELGRRLALLVLTLQQLDLMSRNPPLVCITGAPGTGKTVVLVLQGLRWLRDGNDVHVISTMYDTRAVSTSITQQLGMSLSAGPTPSLTPGSVSYHRYDFWNREADVEQAVTDLLACVKNGHLHVLIDEAFFDSRNKDGPRYTQLVTRLEQQVPHLYLWCAGVEHRDIPPALQTEVFTVPLRSAPAVLREIQPVIHRYSVNDYSDSGVPAPGDGLSVIRLSHHGNAHTGRWPLDCAQCGHDIAAVLRRLGVGRSVANSPSRLSYRDVFVLTRSDDLHDDVTDGAGRVTSPASGVVQGLKDAGVPVSVLGYQDWLHNRARWERAVQDVAVAATDTVTVALCDCVPGLERRVVAVLQGRAQSDDDVGRTDEETDLVDRLAAVSRCTTQLIMVRTPPVTTTTTTPSLTTTTTPTTHATT